One stretch of Riemerella columbina DNA includes these proteins:
- the bshA gene encoding N-acetyl-alpha-D-glucosaminyl L-malate synthase BshA produces MKIGILCYPTYGGSGIVATELGMSLAQKGYEVHFISSNLPARLDMTNPNIFFHKVNVETYPLFKYQPYDIALSSAIYQVVKLYQLDLIHAHYAIPYAYAAYVAKQMLEDEDIQIPVVTTLHGTDITLVGQHPSYKAAVQFSINHSDAVTSVSESLKKDTLKAFNIKKEILVIPNFIDNSLYRLDAICHRNQLAEDNEKLLIHVSNLRKVKRVPDVLAVFKRVQKVVASKLIIIGEGPEMELINHFLVEHPHLIDKVRLLGKTNNLYEVLKCTDVFLLPSEQESFGLAALEAMAAGNAVISSNAGGIPEVNIQGVTGFLSPVGDVEDMALNTIKLLQDEALLAHMKANAKTIAHMFDIKNIIPQYEAMYQETLNSYQKK; encoded by the coding sequence CGCCCAAAAAGGCTATGAAGTTCATTTTATTAGCTCCAACCTCCCTGCGAGGCTGGATATGACCAATCCCAATATTTTCTTCCATAAAGTGAATGTGGAAACCTACCCTTTGTTTAAATATCAACCTTATGATATTGCTCTGTCTTCCGCTATTTATCAGGTGGTTAAGCTCTACCAACTGGACCTCATCCACGCACATTATGCCATTCCGTATGCCTATGCCGCCTATGTTGCCAAGCAAATGTTAGAAGATGAAGACATTCAAATTCCTGTGGTGACCACGCTCCACGGCACAGACATCACGCTGGTGGGACAGCACCCCAGCTATAAAGCCGCTGTACAGTTTTCTATCAACCATTCTGATGCGGTTACTTCCGTATCGGAGAGCCTAAAAAAGGACACGCTAAAAGCCTTCAATATCAAAAAAGAGATATTGGTTATTCCGAACTTCATCGATAATTCCCTCTATCGCCTTGATGCTATATGCCATAGAAATCAACTGGCTGAGGATAATGAAAAACTTCTGATCCATGTTTCTAATTTGCGGAAAGTCAAGAGAGTTCCTGATGTGTTAGCGGTGTTTAAACGCGTTCAAAAAGTGGTGGCAAGCAAGCTCATCATCATTGGCGAGGGTCCCGAAATGGAGTTAATCAATCATTTTTTAGTGGAACATCCGCATTTAATTGATAAAGTGCGATTGCTCGGCAAGACCAACAACCTCTATGAGGTGCTGAAATGTACGGATGTGTTCTTGCTCCCCTCCGAACAAGAAAGTTTTGGGCTGGCGGCTCTGGAAGCGATGGCGGCAGGCAACGCGGTGATTAGTAGTAACGCTGGCGGCATTCCTGAGGTTAATATTCAAGGGGTTACGGGCTTTCTTTCTCCCGTAGGCGATGTGGAGGATATGGCGCTCAATACCATTAAACTCCTCCAAGATGAGGCGCTTTTAGCTCATATGAAAGCCAATGCCAAAACCATAGCTCATATGTTTGACATCAAAAATATTATTCCGCAATACGAAGCAATGTATCAAGAAACTTTAAATTCTTATCAAAAAAAGTAA
- a CDS encoding DUF2851 family protein, protein MTEQLLQYLWHHKLIKAQNLVDTQGFAVKILNFGTWNTNAGPDFLLAKIEYQGLILVGHIEFHLRSSDYLKHQHQHNPQYDNLILHAVYEHDETIEVLAQKNIPTIALKPYIDGATLNKYQKMMTAQQGIPCEGLFDKNKIPPLFSDELLLKKLDEKATQIEHALTQTKNDYEAVLFRYLAYAFGLKINAEIFQQLAEGLDFSIINKVRQRQTQLEALFFGLCGWLEKPEDPEMGIWKREFDFLKAKYQLPERLVSPLFLRLRPPNFPTIRLSQLAHLYATHQHLFSKVIEAQNLNDLYTIFQPISASAYWDKHYTFGKTTPEEKPKKLSAAFIHLILINAVLPLRYAYFKNQKENISDDILNFYQEIPAEHNSIITYWKRLGVHFQSAKDTQAFLFLKKIFCNHKKCLTCSIGYQLLKP, encoded by the coding sequence ATGACAGAACAATTACTGCAATATCTTTGGCATCATAAGTTGATTAAAGCTCAGAATTTAGTTGACACTCAAGGTTTTGCGGTGAAAATTCTCAACTTTGGCACTTGGAATACCAACGCAGGTCCAGACTTTCTTTTGGCAAAAATAGAATACCAAGGGCTTATTTTGGTCGGACATATAGAGTTCCATCTGCGGTCCTCTGATTACCTTAAGCACCAACATCAGCACAATCCGCAGTATGATAATTTAATCCTGCACGCCGTTTATGAACACGATGAAACGATTGAAGTTTTAGCCCAGAAAAACATTCCAACCATAGCGCTAAAGCCTTATATAGACGGTGCTACGCTGAATAAATATCAAAAAATGATGACGGCACAGCAAGGCATTCCTTGCGAAGGTCTTTTTGATAAAAATAAAATACCGCCCTTATTTTCTGATGAACTTTTACTCAAAAAATTAGATGAAAAAGCCACGCAGATAGAGCACGCGCTAACCCAAACCAAAAACGACTACGAGGCGGTGCTTTTTCGGTATTTGGCATATGCTTTTGGACTGAAAATCAATGCGGAAATTTTTCAACAGTTAGCGGAAGGGCTTGATTTTTCTATCATCAATAAAGTACGACAACGGCAAACCCAATTAGAAGCCCTATTTTTTGGGCTCTGTGGCTGGTTAGAAAAACCCGAAGACCCCGAAATGGGCATTTGGAAACGAGAGTTTGATTTTCTAAAAGCCAAATATCAACTACCCGAGCGCTTGGTTTCGCCGTTATTTTTAAGGTTGAGACCGCCTAACTTCCCTACCATTAGGCTTTCTCAGCTGGCGCATCTCTACGCTACCCATCAGCATTTGTTTTCTAAGGTGATTGAAGCACAAAACCTCAACGATTTATATACTATTTTTCAGCCTATTAGCGCTTCTGCCTATTGGGACAAGCATTATACTTTTGGAAAAACGACCCCAGAAGAAAAGCCTAAAAAATTAAGCGCCGCTTTTATTCATTTGATTCTCATCAATGCCGTTTTGCCTTTAAGATATGCCTATTTTAAAAATCAAAAAGAAAATATTTCTGATGATATTCTCAATTTTTATCAAGAAATTCCCGCAGAGCACAACAGCATCATAACCTATTGGAAGCGTTTAGGCGTTCATTTTCAATCAGCGAAAGATACCCAAGCATTTTTATTTTTAAAGAAAATTTTTTGTAATCATAAAAAATGTCTAACTTGCAGCATTGGTTATCAATTATTAAAACCTTAA
- a CDS encoding PspC family transcriptional regulator, which produces MFQNMRHRMEREWFGVLTRVGSKLGIPVSKLRVFFIYSTFATAGFFFLLYLGMAFMLWIKDIFIIRRPSVFDL; this is translated from the coding sequence ATGTTTCAAAATATGAGACACCGAATGGAGCGAGAGTGGTTTGGCGTTCTTACCCGTGTAGGCTCCAAATTGGGCATTCCCGTTTCTAAACTCAGGGTGTTCTTTATCTATTCCACCTTTGCCACGGCGGGCTTTTTCTTTTTGCTTTATCTTGGGATGGCTTTTATGCTGTGGATTAAAGACATTTTTATCATCCGAAGACCCAGCGTTTTTGATTTATAA
- a CDS encoding GNAT family N-acetyltransferase, with protein MLSITPIPITDIAQLELVYQSYCQAFPEDERRSKSQFWALVKNQPLASAHAIFQGDDMVGYLILWTVSAGIFIEHFEIFPAYRGQNLGSQVLQSLGTQFGTVILETEPPHLNSIAERRLNFYIRNGFVVIDTDYIQPPYEASKSPLNLYLMANQTIENQVALIKEIHAVVYSSTEHSD; from the coding sequence ATGTTGAGCATTACCCCTATTCCAATCACCGATATAGCGCAGTTAGAACTCGTTTATCAGTCTTATTGTCAAGCTTTTCCAGAAGACGAAAGACGGAGCAAAAGTCAATTTTGGGCTTTGGTTAAAAACCAACCTTTGGCTTCGGCACACGCTATTTTTCAGGGTGATGATATGGTGGGCTATCTTATTTTATGGACTGTTTCTGCGGGGATTTTTATTGAACATTTTGAAATTTTTCCTGCCTACCGAGGTCAAAATTTAGGTTCTCAAGTATTGCAATCCTTGGGTACTCAATTTGGAACGGTGATTTTGGAAACCGAACCTCCACATCTCAATTCTATTGCAGAAAGACGCTTGAATTTTTACATCAGAAATGGCTTTGTCGTTATAGACACCGACTATATACAACCGCCTTATGAGGCTTCAAAAAGCCCTTTAAACCTCTATCTTATGGCAAATCAAACCATAGAAAATCAGGTGGCGCTCATTAAGGAAATTCACGCGGTAGTTTACTCTTCTACCGAACATTCTGATTGA
- a CDS encoding SulP family inorganic anion transporter produces MKKTSLIGGIKENFPAGLVVFLVALPLCLGIALASGAPPLSGVIAGIVGGLVIGVISNSHISVSGPAAGLAAIVLAAISDLGSFELFLCAGIIAGLIQLTLGFIRAGSISNYFPNNVIEGMLAGIGVIIFLKQIPHALGYDQDYEGNITLFESGYNWDSIQNYVVNLSQSVHFGVMAVTVVSLMILLMWERISALKQLKMLPGALVAVLAGILLNEVFIQTGSTWAIQSEHLVKLPVPQSVQDFKNMVTLPDVSGFLNVKVWILGATIAVVASIETLLCIEAADRLDTHRRITDTNLELRAQGIGNIVSALIGGLPMTSVVVRSSANANAGATSKLSTMTHGVLLLVCVLTIPALLNKIPLATLAAVLLLIGYKLASPSKLIHFWKKGKYQLIPFLATVIAVVATDLLKGVGIGLVISVFYILQGHMKRAYYYSKEDLGDADEVTIKLAEEVSFLNKAAIKKTLKNIKPESKVIIDARGTSYITVDVIELIQDFTNIRAQEEDITVELLGFKTSYRDYEKDQHSHIKIEHRRAM; encoded by the coding sequence ATGAAAAAAACATCATTGATAGGGGGGATTAAGGAAAATTTCCCTGCAGGACTTGTCGTATTTTTAGTGGCTTTGCCGCTTTGTTTGGGGATCGCTTTGGCATCTGGCGCACCGCCGTTATCTGGCGTTATTGCGGGGATTGTGGGCGGTCTTGTGATCGGTGTGATAAGTAATTCTCATATTTCAGTGTCTGGACCTGCGGCGGGTCTGGCAGCCATTGTTTTAGCCGCCATTTCTGATTTAGGCTCCTTTGAGCTCTTTTTGTGCGCAGGGATTATTGCGGGATTGATCCAGTTGACCTTGGGCTTTATAAGGGCGGGCAGCATTTCTAATTATTTCCCTAATAATGTGATAGAAGGGATGTTAGCAGGGATTGGCGTGATTATTTTCTTGAAACAAATTCCGCACGCGCTGGGCTATGATCAAGATTATGAAGGCAATATCACCCTTTTTGAAAGCGGTTACAATTGGGATTCTATACAAAATTATGTCGTTAATCTCTCGCAATCTGTACATTTCGGAGTGATGGCGGTTACAGTGGTTTCGCTGATGATTTTGCTGATGTGGGAGCGCATTTCAGCATTAAAACAATTGAAAATGTTGCCAGGAGCCTTGGTGGCGGTGCTTGCAGGGATTTTGCTCAACGAGGTTTTTATCCAAACAGGAAGCACTTGGGCTATACAATCAGAACATTTGGTGAAACTCCCTGTGCCACAGTCGGTTCAAGATTTTAAAAATATGGTTACCCTTCCTGATGTTTCTGGTTTTTTAAATGTTAAGGTCTGGATTCTTGGGGCAACCATTGCGGTGGTGGCGTCTATTGAGACTTTGCTTTGTATAGAGGCTGCCGACCGTTTGGACACGCACCGAAGAATTACCGATACCAATTTAGAACTAAGAGCGCAAGGCATTGGTAATATCGTTAGTGCGTTGATTGGGGGCTTACCGATGACCTCTGTGGTGGTGCGTTCTTCCGCAAATGCGAATGCTGGTGCGACTTCTAAACTCTCCACGATGACACACGGTGTGTTGCTTTTGGTTTGTGTTTTGACGATTCCAGCGCTACTCAATAAAATTCCGTTGGCAACTTTGGCAGCCGTGTTATTGCTGATTGGCTACAAGCTGGCGAGCCCTTCTAAACTGATTCATTTCTGGAAAAAAGGAAAATATCAGCTGATTCCATTTTTGGCAACGGTAATAGCGGTGGTGGCTACAGATTTGCTGAAAGGGGTAGGGATTGGTTTGGTAATTTCCGTTTTCTACATCCTACAAGGGCATATGAAAAGGGCTTATTATTATAGCAAAGAAGATTTAGGCGATGCCGATGAGGTGACCATTAAATTGGCAGAGGAGGTGTCGTTCCTCAATAAAGCCGCCATTAAAAAAACGCTAAAAAATATCAAGCCTGAGTCTAAAGTCATTATTGATGCTCGAGGCACTTCTTATATTACGGTAGATGTGATAGAGCTGATTCAAGATTTTACCAATATCCGCGCTCAAGAGGAAGACATTACGGTAGAACTTTTAGGCTTCAAAACCTCATACCGAGACTACGAAAAAGACCAACATTCTCACATTAAAATAGAGCACCGAAGAGCTATGTAA